A stretch of the Aggregatibacter sp. HMT-949 genome encodes the following:
- the grpE gene encoding nucleotide exchange factor GrpE → MSEQEQKTNVNEKAVEEIQQENEPQSADPLEEAIARVQELEEQLKAQVEETAKKEQDLLLRTRAEIDNIRRRTEQDIEKAHKFALEKFSKDILNTIDNLERALATPANTEDESVKALFDGVQLTLKELLSTVAHFGVEPVGAVGEIFNPDLHQAISMQPAEGVESNHITAVLQKGYILNGRVIRPAMVMVAA, encoded by the coding sequence ATGTCTGAACAAGAGCAAAAAACGAACGTAAATGAAAAAGCTGTTGAAGAAATTCAGCAAGAAAATGAGCCACAATCGGCGGATCCGTTAGAAGAAGCTATTGCGCGGGTTCAAGAATTAGAAGAACAACTTAAAGCGCAAGTGGAAGAAACCGCTAAAAAAGAGCAAGATTTGCTACTTCGCACGCGTGCGGAAATCGACAATATTCGTCGTCGTACTGAACAAGACATAGAAAAAGCCCACAAATTCGCTTTAGAAAAATTCTCGAAAGATATTTTAAATACCATCGACAATTTAGAACGCGCCCTTGCGACCCCGGCGAATACTGAAGACGAAAGTGTAAAAGCATTATTTGACGGCGTGCAGCTGACTTTAAAAGAATTGCTTTCCACCGTAGCCCATTTTGGAGTGGAACCAGTCGGTGCGGTAGGCGAAATCTTTAATCCTGATTTGCACCAAGCGATTTCCATGCAACCGGCGGAAGGCGTCGAATCCAATCATATTACCGCCGTTTTGCAAAAAGGCTACATTTTGAACGGTCGCGTAATTCGTCCGGCGATGGTAATGGTTGCAGCATAA
- the nrdD gene encoding anaerobic ribonucleoside-triphosphate reductase, whose translation MSTFSIIKRDGSRADFEIQRIINAVKKAANAVNISDEFYCHQIGQDVGNEIFTHYQGEIDINQIQKIVEDKLMASCYPQIARAYIEYRHDRDLAREKRSQLTKEIEGLIEQSNVELLNENANKDAKVIPTQRDLLAGIVAKHYAKHYILPRDVVEAHEKGEIHYHDLDYAPFFPMFNCMLVDLKGMLSRGFKMGNAEIEPPKSIGTATAVTAQIIAQVASHIYGGTTINRIDEVLEPYVQISYEKHLKNAQDWKVPDAEGYAKALIEKECFDAFQSLEYEVNTLHTSNGQTPFVTFGFGLGTSWQARLIQQAILKNRIRGLGKNHKTPVFPKLVFTIKKGLNQAEGEPNYDIKQLALECASKRMYPDILNYDQVLKVTGSFKAPMGCRSFLGAYEENGEEIHDGRNNLGVVSLNLPRIALESKNEADFYRILDERLNLAKKALMTRIARLENTKARVAPILYMEGACGVRLKADDKIAQIFKNGRASISLGYIGIHETINALYHRGHIFDDEQLREKGIAIVRHLNQAVKRWQKETGYAFSLYSTPSENLCDRFCRLDTKRFGIIEGVTDKGYYTNSYHLDVEKKVNPYDKLDFEMAYPPLACGGFICYGEYPNIQHNLKALEDVWDYSYDRVPYYGTNTPIDECYECGFTGEFECTSKGFVCPKCGNHDSTKVSVTRRVCGYLGSPDARPFNAGKQEEVKRRVKHL comes from the coding sequence ATGAGTACATTTTCTATTATCAAGCGTGACGGTTCACGTGCAGATTTTGAAATTCAACGCATCATTAACGCCGTCAAAAAAGCCGCAAATGCGGTCAATATTTCCGATGAATTTTATTGCCATCAAATCGGGCAAGATGTCGGCAACGAAATTTTTACTCATTATCAAGGCGAAATCGATATCAATCAGATCCAAAAAATCGTCGAAGATAAACTCATGGCGAGTTGCTATCCGCAGATAGCGCGCGCTTATATCGAATATCGTCATGACCGCGATTTGGCCCGCGAAAAACGCAGCCAACTCACCAAAGAAATCGAGGGCTTGATTGAACAAAGCAATGTGGAATTACTTAATGAAAATGCCAATAAAGACGCCAAAGTCATTCCAACTCAGCGCGATTTGCTCGCCGGCATCGTGGCGAAACATTATGCCAAACATTACATTCTGCCGCGCGATGTAGTGGAAGCCCACGAAAAAGGGGAAATTCACTATCACGATTTAGATTACGCGCCGTTTTTCCCAATGTTTAACTGTATGTTGGTAGATCTAAAAGGCATGCTTTCTCGCGGTTTCAAAATGGGTAATGCGGAAATCGAACCGCCGAAATCAATTGGCACAGCAACGGCGGTTACGGCGCAAATTATCGCACAAGTGGCAAGCCATATTTACGGCGGTACCACCATTAACCGCATTGATGAAGTGCTCGAACCTTACGTGCAAATCAGCTACGAAAAACATTTAAAAAATGCACAAGATTGGAAAGTGCCCGATGCCGAGGGCTACGCCAAAGCGCTCATTGAAAAAGAATGTTTTGATGCCTTTCAATCTTTAGAATATGAAGTCAATACATTGCATACATCCAACGGTCAAACGCCTTTTGTAACCTTCGGTTTCGGCCTAGGCACGAGTTGGCAAGCGCGCTTAATTCAACAAGCCATTTTGAAAAATCGCATTCGCGGCTTGGGTAAAAATCACAAAACACCGGTGTTCCCAAAACTCGTGTTCACGATTAAAAAAGGCTTAAACCAAGCAGAAGGCGAGCCGAATTACGACATCAAACAACTCGCTTTGGAATGTGCATCTAAACGTATGTATCCGGATATTCTCAATTACGACCAAGTGCTGAAAGTCACCGGTTCTTTCAAAGCACCGATGGGCTGTCGCAGTTTCTTAGGGGCTTATGAAGAAAACGGTGAAGAAATTCATGACGGACGCAATAATTTAGGTGTAGTAAGTTTGAATCTTCCGCGTATCGCTCTGGAATCTAAAAACGAAGCTGATTTCTACCGCATTTTAGACGAACGTTTAAATCTTGCTAAAAAAGCCTTAATGACTCGTATTGCCCGTCTAGAAAATACGAAAGCGCGCGTAGCGCCGATTCTTTATATGGAAGGCGCGTGTGGCGTACGCTTGAAGGCTGACGACAAGATCGCACAGATTTTTAAAAACGGCCGCGCTTCCATTTCCCTCGGTTACATCGGAATCCACGAAACGATTAACGCGCTTTATCACCGAGGTCACATTTTTGACGACGAACAACTGCGCGAAAAAGGCATCGCCATCGTGCGCCATTTAAACCAAGCAGTAAAACGTTGGCAAAAAGAAACCGGCTACGCATTCAGTCTTTACTCCACCCCAAGTGAAAACCTATGCGACCGATTCTGCCGCCTCGACACCAAACGATTTGGCATCATCGAAGGCGTAACCGACAAAGGTTATTACACCAACAGCTACCATTTAGACGTGGAAAAGAAAGTCAATCCTTATGACAAACTGGATTTTGAAATGGCATACCCACCATTGGCTTGCGGCGGTTTTATTTGCTACGGCGAATATCCGAACATTCAACATAATTTAAAAGCCTTGGAAGACGTGTGGGATTACAGCTACGACCGCGTCCCTTACTACGGTACCAACACGCCAATTGACGAATGCTACGAATGCGGTTTCACCGGCGAATTCGAATGCACCAGCAAAGGCTTCGTTTGCCCGAAATGCGGCAATCACGACAGCACCAAAGTGTCCGTTACGCGCCGTGTGTGCGGATATTTAGGCAGCCCGGACGCCCGCCCGTTCAATGCCGGAAAACAGGAAGAAGTTAAACGGAGAGTGAAACATCTTTAA
- the tesB gene encoding acyl-CoA thioesterase II, translating to MSNTLSHLIELLKLEKIDDLIFRGASQDLGFRQVFGGQVVAQALSAAMQVAPTERILHSCHAYFLAPGDSQYPIIYDVETLREGRNFSALRVKAIQHKNPICHVTASFQMPEDGFEHQSVMPDVGQPESFIDENAMLQKVAQSLPSPLKEKFAAERPYEIRTKYLNNPFNGTALPPQQYSWFKTHGTAPLEQKIQQCLLAYFSDFHCILTALHPHKKGFLQQGMKVATIDHNIWFHRPFDLNHWHLHAIESNNAFGGRGLARGQIFSQDGKLIATTQQEGLIRYQS from the coding sequence ATGTCAAACACACTCAGCCATTTAATCGAATTGTTAAAATTAGAAAAAATCGACGATTTAATTTTCCGCGGCGCCAGCCAAGATTTAGGATTTCGCCAAGTTTTCGGCGGTCAAGTCGTCGCCCAAGCCTTATCCGCCGCCATGCAAGTAGCGCCGACGGAACGCATTTTGCATTCTTGTCATGCCTATTTTCTTGCGCCCGGCGACAGCCAATATCCGATTATTTACGATGTAGAAACTTTGCGCGAAGGCAGAAATTTCTCCGCCTTGCGCGTGAAAGCAATTCAGCATAAAAATCCGATTTGCCATGTAACGGCATCCTTCCAAATGCCGGAGGACGGCTTTGAGCATCAAAGTGTGATGCCTGATGTCGGGCAGCCGGAAAGTTTTATTGATGAAAATGCGATGCTGCAAAAAGTCGCACAAAGTTTGCCTTCGCCATTAAAAGAAAAATTTGCGGCGGAACGTCCTTACGAGATTCGCACCAAATATCTAAACAACCCGTTCAACGGCACCGCATTGCCGCCGCAACAATATTCGTGGTTTAAAACCCACGGCACGGCGCCTCTTGAACAAAAAATTCAGCAATGTTTACTTGCCTATTTTTCCGATTTTCACTGTATCTTAACTGCATTGCACCCGCACAAAAAAGGCTTCCTGCAGCAAGGTATGAAAGTGGCCACCATCGATCACAACATTTGGTTCCACCGCCCGTTCGATTTGAATCACTGGCATTTACACGCCATCGAAAGCAATAACGCCTTTGGTGGTCGCGGTTTGGCGCGCGGGCAAATTTTCTCGCAAGACGGCAAACTGATTGCCACTACGCAACAAGAAGGTTTAATTCGTTATCAATCATAA
- a CDS encoding ferritin-like domain-containing protein, whose translation MQTEFWQKVMQALQETDPQKKCALVNTLYDDVLPTINLTCPDDFPIVAAHENIAGFPAKPHLVAPKDVPKRAFATTEGYAATLHAIAHIEFNAINLGLDAAWRFGRNAQNELEDGMMFVKDWLRVAREESTHFALVNEHLKTLGYQYGDFEAHAGLWEMAQATAHDIWERMALVPRVLEARGLDATPILQEKIAQRKDFNAVRILDVILRDEIGHVYIGNHWYHALSAKCGLDAMQCFTELLHKYRIVIFKGVINTDARIQAGFTQHELDWIYEVEQTLKSYIKK comes from the coding sequence ATGCAAACCGAATTTTGGCAAAAAGTCATGCAAGCCTTGCAGGAAACCGATCCGCAAAAGAAATGCGCATTAGTGAATACGCTTTACGACGATGTTTTGCCTACCATCAATTTAACCTGCCCCGACGATTTCCCCATTGTCGCGGCGCATGAAAATATTGCGGGCTTTCCCGCCAAACCGCATTTAGTCGCGCCGAAAGATGTGCCGAAACGCGCTTTTGCCACGACAGAAGGCTATGCCGCCACGCTGCACGCCATTGCCCATATCGAATTTAACGCGATCAATTTAGGTCTGGATGCCGCTTGGCGATTTGGACGCAATGCGCAAAACGAATTGGAAGACGGTATGATGTTCGTAAAAGATTGGTTACGCGTGGCACGTGAAGAAAGCACACATTTTGCCTTGGTGAACGAACACTTAAAAACCCTCGGTTATCAATACGGCGACTTTGAAGCGCACGCCGGGCTTTGGGAAATGGCGCAAGCCACTGCCCATGATATTTGGGAACGTATGGCATTGGTGCCGCGCGTATTAGAAGCGCGCGGGCTGGACGCCACGCCCATACTGCAAGAAAAAATCGCCCAACGAAAAGATTTCAATGCGGTGCGCATTTTGGATGTCATTTTGCGTGACGAAATCGGCCATGTGTACATCGGTAATCATTGGTATCACGCCCTTTCGGCCAAATGCGGACTCGACGCGATGCAATGTTTCACCGAACTTTTGCACAAATATCGCATTGTAATTTTTAAAGGCGTGATTAACACGGACGCACGAATTCAAGCGGGCTTCACCCAACACGAACTCGATTGGATTTATGAAGTGGAACAGACCTTAAAATCTTATATAAAAAAATAA
- the rpsO gene encoding 30S ribosomal protein S15 — MSLSTEKKAAIVAEFGRDAKDTGSSEVQIALLTAQINHLQAHFAEHKKDHHGRRGLLRMVSRRRKLLDYLKRTDLALYQSTIARLGLRR; from the coding sequence ATGTCTCTAAGTACTGAAAAAAAAGCAGCAATCGTTGCTGAATTTGGTCGTGATGCGAAAGATACCGGTTCATCTGAAGTTCAAATCGCATTATTAACCGCACAAATCAACCACTTACAAGCTCACTTTGCAGAGCACAAAAAAGACCACCATGGTCGCCGTGGTTTATTACGTATGGTTTCTCGTCGTCGTAAACTTTTAGACTACTTAAAACGCACTGATCTGGCTTTATACCAAAGCACCATCGCTCGTTTAGGTTTACGTCGTTAA
- a CDS encoding substrate-binding domain-containing protein — protein sequence MESIRIFSAGSFRYALQELAEVFKQTYSVKIELILGPAGLLRQRIEQGETCDVFISANRNNIEILARNKRLYQQAVTAFNRLVLTTSNAVLFRNSVFKLLFDRTLRLATSTPVCDPCGDYTWQLFDKIETLFPTQGESLKQRALQLVGGDKPSVVPAGQIASHYLLSNGYADMMIGYAHYKTQSKTGEFLVYEFPPELEVKAEYVSALLNPTKSAIEFFQLLHSQRAKQVIQNHGFLPE from the coding sequence ATGGAATCCATCCGAATTTTTAGCGCCGGCAGTTTTCGGTATGCGTTGCAAGAATTGGCGGAAGTTTTTAAACAAACTTATTCGGTTAAAATTGAACTGATTTTGGGGCCGGCCGGATTATTGCGTCAACGTATCGAACAAGGCGAAACTTGCGATGTATTTATCAGCGCCAATCGTAACAACATAGAGATATTGGCGCGAAACAAAAGGCTTTATCAACAGGCTGTAACGGCCTTTAATCGGCTTGTTTTAACGACCTCCAATGCGGTGCTATTTCGTAACTCCGTTTTCAAGCTACTATTCGACCGTACTTTGCGGTTGGCTACTTCTACGCCGGTTTGCGATCCTTGCGGTGATTACACCTGGCAATTGTTTGACAAAATCGAAACGCTTTTTCCAACGCAAGGCGAATCTTTAAAACAACGGGCGTTACAGTTGGTGGGGGGCGATAAGCCAAGTGTTGTGCCGGCGGGGCAAATCGCATCTCATTATTTATTATCGAACGGTTATGCGGACATGATGATTGGCTACGCACATTATAAAACTCAATCAAAAACCGGCGAATTTTTAGTCTATGAATTTCCGCCTGAACTCGAGGTGAAAGCGGAATATGTCAGTGCCTTATTAAATCCAACAAAAAGTGCGATCGAATTTTTCCAACTTTTACATTCACAACGAGCTAAACAAGTCATTCAAAATCACGGCTTTTTACCGGAATAA
- a CDS encoding ABC transporter ATP-binding protein produces MNNALLVENLGFYYQAENFLFKQLNFALKQGDILAILGQNGCGKSTLLDLLLGIHRPIQGKIEVHQSIGFVPQFFSSPFAYSVLDIVLMGRSTHINTFAKPKLHDYQIAMQALDYLNLSHLANREFASLSGGQRQLILIARAIASECKLMLLDEPTSALDLANQDVVLTLLKDLVKTRQMTIAFTTHQPNHAVAVANKTLLMIKQNIQFGETKKVLTTKNLTALFHLPMLEQPAQYQQSAFTHFVPLYKTLLNQEP; encoded by the coding sequence ATGAATAACGCGCTTTTGGTGGAAAATCTGGGCTTTTATTACCAAGCAGAAAACTTTCTGTTTAAACAACTCAATTTTGCGCTGAAACAAGGCGATATTCTCGCGATTTTAGGGCAAAACGGTTGTGGCAAAAGTACCTTATTGGATTTGCTACTTGGTATTCATCGCCCGATTCAGGGCAAGATTGAGGTGCATCAATCCATCGGTTTTGTACCTCAATTTTTTTCTTCGCCTTTTGCTTATTCCGTGTTGGATATCGTGCTGATGGGGCGTTCTACCCACATTAATACGTTTGCCAAACCAAAATTGCATGATTACCAAATCGCTATGCAGGCGCTGGATTATTTGAACTTGAGTCATTTAGCAAATCGTGAATTTGCTTCACTTTCAGGCGGGCAGCGACAGCTGATTTTAATTGCCCGCGCCATTGCTTCCGAATGCAAATTAATGTTGTTGGATGAACCGACATCGGCACTGGATCTCGCCAATCAAGATGTGGTGTTGACTTTGTTAAAAGATCTTGTCAAAACGCGACAAATGACCATCGCTTTTACCACGCACCAACCTAATCATGCCGTCGCGGTAGCAAATAAAACCTTATTGATGATTAAACAGAATATTCAATTTGGTGAAACGAAAAAGGTGTTAACAACCAAAAATTTAACTGCACTTTTTCATTTGCCGATGTTAGAGCAGCCGGCACAATATCAACAATCCGCTTTTACACATTTTGTGCCTTTGTATAAAACCTTGCTTAATCAGGAGCCTTGA
- the molB gene encoding molybdate ABC transporter permease MolB: MQLSNYSKILIGLTLLLVITALISLGIGRYSLSVSQIGQILWAKATALEIDPVQQQVIFQVRLPRIFTALCVGAGLALSGVVLQGIFRNPLVDPHIIGVTSGSAFGGTLAIFFGFSLYGLFATTILFGFGTLALVFLFSFKFNQRSLLMLILIGMILSGLFSALVSLLQYISDTEEKLPSIVFWLMGSFATSNWEKFTFFFVPFLACSSILLGLSWRLNLLSLDDKEAKALGVKVAPLRWLVIFLSGSLVACQVAISGSIGWVGLIIPHLSRMLVGANHQRLLPCTMLVGAVYMLLVDNVARSLSDAEIPISILTALIGAPLFGVLVYKLKRGGMNE; the protein is encoded by the coding sequence ATGCAGCTAAGTAACTATTCAAAAATCCTTATCGGTTTAACTTTATTGCTTGTGATTACCGCCTTGATTTCTTTGGGAATCGGGCGGTATTCCTTGTCTGTATCACAAATTGGACAAATTCTGTGGGCAAAAGCCACCGCACTTGAGATTGACCCGGTGCAACAGCAAGTGATTTTTCAAGTGCGTTTACCTCGAATTTTCACCGCACTTTGCGTGGGCGCCGGTTTGGCGTTGAGTGGAGTGGTATTACAAGGCATTTTTCGTAACCCATTGGTCGATCCGCATATTATCGGTGTGACCTCCGGTTCTGCTTTTGGTGGTACGTTGGCGATTTTTTTCGGGTTTAGTTTGTATGGCTTATTTGCTACCACGATTTTATTTGGCTTCGGCACACTTGCCTTAGTTTTTCTATTTAGTTTCAAATTTAATCAACGTAGCCTGTTGATGTTGATTCTCATCGGTATGATTTTAAGCGGGCTTTTTTCTGCGCTCGTTAGTTTATTGCAATACATTTCCGACACAGAAGAAAAATTGCCGAGCATTGTGTTTTGGTTAATGGGCAGCTTTGCTACCTCTAACTGGGAAAAATTCACTTTTTTCTTTGTCCCGTTTTTAGCGTGTAGCTCGATTTTGCTGGGCTTAAGCTGGCGCTTGAATTTACTGTCGTTAGACGACAAAGAAGCCAAAGCTTTAGGTGTGAAAGTGGCGCCATTACGTTGGTTAGTGATCTTTTTAAGCGGTTCGTTAGTGGCGTGTCAGGTGGCAATTAGTGGCAGTATTGGCTGGGTCGGACTCATTATTCCTCATCTTAGCCGTATGTTGGTCGGTGCCAATCATCAACGTTTATTGCCTTGCACTATGCTTGTCGGCGCGGTTTATATGTTGCTGGTGGACAATGTTGCGCGTTCGCTGTCCGATGCCGAAATTCCAATCAGTATTTTGACCGCACTTATCGGTGCGCCGTTGTTTGGCGTATTAGTGTATAAGCTAAAACGCGGAGGCATGAATGAATAA
- a CDS encoding ABC transporter substrate-binding protein: protein MKFKSLILAGLLGTLSFSALADRVITDQLDRKVTIPDHINRAVVLQHQTLNIAVQLDATKQVVGVLSNWKKQLGKNYVRLAPELEKMAMPGDLNSVNIESLLALKPDVVFVTNYAPPEMIKQITDVNIPVVAISLRTGEAGEKGKLNPTLSDEDKAYNDGLKQGIELIAEVFEKKQQGDELVKAAFANRKLLADRLSDIPADKRVRTYMANPDLNTYGSGKYTGLMLEHAGAYNVAAATIKGFKQVSLENVLEWNPAVILVQDRYPDVVPQILNDQGWANIQAVKDKKVLLMPEYAKAWGYPMPEALALGEVWLAKALYPQRFQDVDLDKMVNDYYQKFYRTSYKADNAAK, encoded by the coding sequence ATGAAATTTAAATCACTCATTCTTGCCGGTTTACTCGGCACCCTTTCTTTTTCAGCTTTAGCTGATCGCGTAATTACCGACCAACTTGATCGCAAAGTTACCATTCCTGATCACATTAATCGCGCGGTGGTATTGCAGCACCAAACTCTAAATATCGCCGTACAATTAGATGCTACAAAACAAGTTGTAGGCGTGCTTTCTAACTGGAAAAAACAGCTAGGCAAAAATTATGTTCGTCTTGCGCCGGAATTAGAAAAAATGGCAATGCCGGGTGATTTAAATTCCGTAAATATTGAAAGCCTGTTGGCATTAAAACCGGATGTCGTGTTTGTGACTAACTACGCACCACCGGAAATGATTAAACAAATCACTGACGTGAATATTCCGGTAGTAGCAATTTCGTTGCGTACCGGCGAAGCGGGCGAAAAAGGCAAACTTAACCCAACCTTAAGCGATGAAGATAAAGCCTATAATGACGGCTTAAAACAGGGCATTGAACTGATCGCGGAAGTGTTTGAGAAAAAACAACAAGGTGATGAATTAGTGAAAGCTGCCTTTGCTAATCGTAAATTATTGGCAGATCGTCTAAGCGATATCCCTGCCGATAAACGCGTACGTACTTATATGGCAAATCCGGATTTAAATACTTATGGTTCAGGCAAATATACCGGTCTCATGTTAGAACACGCGGGCGCTTATAACGTCGCAGCAGCAACCATCAAAGGTTTCAAGCAGGTTTCTTTGGAAAATGTGTTGGAATGGAATCCTGCGGTAATTTTGGTGCAGGATCGTTATCCTGATGTGGTACCGCAAATTTTGAATGATCAGGGCTGGGCGAATATTCAGGCGGTAAAAGATAAAAAAGTTTTATTGATGCCGGAATACGCCAAAGCTTGGGGGTATCCAATGCCGGAAGCCTTAGCATTGGGTGAAGTGTGGTTGGCAAAAGCCCTTTATCCGCAACGTTTCCAAGACGTAGATTTAGATAAAATGGTGAACGATTATTATCAAAAATTCTACCGCACGTCTTACAAAGCCGACAATGCAGCTAAGTAA
- the modD gene encoding ModD protein yields MIYFSDKELDDFLLEDIYRGDLTTHALGIESVPAKILFKRKNAGIVAGISVAEKLLKKLNLQPHLYVKEGEQVETGALLLSAEGQADKLHQAWKVVQLVLEWSCGVAQYTSDMIVNAKAINPNAVVACTRKSIPNTRKLATNAVLAAGGHIHRQGLSETLLVFTNHRNLLSDPNDWKHIVATLRREAPENKITLEADNFQQFEQMIEAEPDIIQLDKWSPEQVKQALELVELQQKSILLSVAGGVNKNNVADYAKLGIRLFITSAPYYAQPEDIKVLIEKI; encoded by the coding sequence ATGATCTATTTTTCCGACAAAGAATTAGATGATTTTTTACTGGAAGATATTTATCGCGGCGATTTAACTACGCATGCTCTTGGCATTGAAAGCGTGCCGGCAAAGATTCTGTTTAAACGCAAAAATGCCGGCATTGTGGCTGGAATTTCTGTAGCAGAGAAATTGCTAAAAAAGCTTAATCTTCAACCGCACTTATATGTAAAAGAAGGGGAGCAGGTTGAAACTGGTGCATTACTATTAAGTGCGGAGGGCCAGGCGGATAAACTTCATCAAGCTTGGAAAGTGGTGCAGCTAGTGCTGGAATGGTCGTGCGGTGTGGCTCAATATACATCGGATATGATTGTGAATGCAAAAGCCATTAACCCAAATGCGGTGGTGGCTTGTACGCGTAAAAGTATCCCTAATACACGCAAACTTGCCACCAATGCGGTGCTGGCTGCAGGGGGACATATTCATCGCCAAGGTCTTAGTGAAACTCTTTTAGTATTTACGAATCATCGTAATTTACTTTCTGATCCTAATGATTGGAAACATATCGTCGCAACATTACGCCGAGAAGCACCGGAAAATAAAATTACGCTGGAAGCGGATAATTTCCAACAATTTGAACAGATGATCGAAGCAGAGCCGGATATTATTCAGCTTGATAAGTGGTCGCCGGAACAGGTGAAACAAGCACTAGAATTAGTTGAGTTACAACAAAAAAGTATTTTGCTTTCCGTAGCAGGAGGCGTGAATAAAAACAATGTGGCGGATTATGCAAAATTGGGTATTCGTTTATTCATCACGTCCGCGCCTTACTATGCGCAACCGGAGGATATTAAAGTGCTAATCGAAAAAATCTAA
- a CDS encoding ATP-binding cassette domain-containing protein, which yields MLQIEQLQVGILKNISFSLEEGECLAVIGHSGSGKTTLLNAIAGYTDYDGSILLNEQNLALLPPWKRNCRYLNQRLYLFPHKTVDGNLNLANSKATMEEKRQLLTALHIEHLIKRYPHQLSGGEQQRAALARALIHLPDLLLLDEPFSSLDWQSREAIWKVLKNFIQRYQVTTILVTHEPREADYFSDKQIRLHQGQLI from the coding sequence ATGTTGCAAATTGAACAGTTACAAGTAGGTATTTTAAAAAACATTTCTTTCTCGCTTGAAGAAGGCGAGTGTCTTGCCGTAATTGGGCACTCGGGAAGTGGAAAAACCACTTTACTCAATGCCATTGCCGGCTACACGGATTATGACGGTTCCATTTTATTAAACGAACAAAATTTGGCGTTATTACCACCTTGGAAACGAAATTGTCGTTATTTGAATCAGCGACTTTACTTATTTCCCCACAAAACGGTAGATGGTAATTTGAATTTGGCTAATTCCAAGGCAACGATGGAAGAAAAACGCCAATTATTGACCGCACTTCATATTGAACATTTAATTAAACGCTACCCTCATCAGCTTTCCGGCGGTGAGCAACAACGCGCAGCTTTGGCAAGAGCATTAATTCATTTGCCGGATTTGTTATTACTGGATGAACCTTTTTCGTCATTGGATTGGCAATCACGTGAAGCTATTTGGAAAGTATTGAAAAATTTTATTCAACGCTATCAAGTCACCACAATTTTAGTAACTCATGAACCGAGAGAAGCAGATTATTTTTCCGATAAACAAATTCGGCTACATCAAGGACAATTAATTTAA
- a CDS encoding ABC transporter permease codes for MKAFYLLNKSLSLKLALIPLFILLLIVVGTVLSLIMKLDAYFFRKVLFDPELHFALWMSLGTSILSLFLALCIAIPSAWVMSQVQLPFQKIFDTLLDLPMVLPPLVTGLSLLLLFNSQGILSQLIPSIGKWVFSPVGIIVAQTYIAGAILLRSAKGIFSAFDGGYRLAAYNLGLSPFQTLLKIELPMCWKPLLAGTILAWSRAIGEFGATLMLAGATRFKTETLPMAVYLNIASGDFEIAIGASLWLLFISACLLFVLRIMNRKHEDVAN; via the coding sequence ATGAAGGCTTTTTACCTATTAAATAAAAGTCTAAGTTTAAAGCTGGCACTGATTCCTTTGTTTATTTTGTTGTTGATCGTGGTAGGAACAGTGCTTTCTTTAATCATGAAATTGGATGCCTATTTTTTCCGAAAAGTGTTGTTCGATCCTGAATTGCATTTTGCTTTATGGATGTCTTTAGGTACGTCTATTCTTTCGCTATTTTTGGCATTGTGTATTGCCATTCCTTCCGCATGGGTTATGAGTCAAGTGCAGTTGCCTTTTCAAAAGATCTTTGACACTTTACTTGATTTGCCGATGGTATTGCCACCGCTTGTCACAGGATTGAGCCTACTATTATTGTTTAATTCGCAGGGCATATTAAGCCAGTTGATTCCTTCTATTGGAAAATGGGTTTTTAGTCCTGTCGGCATTATTGTTGCGCAAACTTATATCGCCGGTGCAATTCTACTACGTAGTGCGAAGGGAATATTTTCTGCCTTTGATGGTGGCTATCGGTTAGCCGCTTATAATTTAGGTTTATCACCTTTTCAAACGCTATTAAAAATTGAATTACCAATGTGTTGGAAACCGTTATTAGCCGGTACAATTTTGGCGTGGTCACGTGCTATCGGAGAGTTTGGCGCAACCTTAATGCTTGCCGGCGCCACACGATTTAAAACAGAAACTTTACCAATGGCGGTATATTTGAATATCGCTAGTGGTGATTTTGAAATTGCCATTGGTGCATCATTATGGTTGTTGTTTATTTCAGCCTGTTTGTTATTTGTGTTAAGAATAATGAATCGGAAACATGAAGATGTTGCAAATTGA